From Enterococcus mundtii, the proteins below share one genomic window:
- a CDS encoding phage replisome organizer N-terminal domain-containing protein, translating into MSDKQKKRYYWLKLKEDFFEEDTIEWLEEQPNGKEYCLFYLKLCLKSLKTEGLLVRNVGNLMIPYDPESLARLTSSNADTVKVAMDLFNKIGLIKILDSGEIYLNQLSELVGSETEYARQKRVQRAREDNVQKLSGKGRPELEKELDIEKELEKDKDIEKQDAPELKQYSIQIYSYIEKNGFGSPYGNTMGDNINFWLKDLEEAGLTIEQADAWMIHGVNTAIENNNRRWNYLEGILKNRFNKRLFSKSAIEGEEEMRKSQQVKSISRSYQKNVRREKLPEWANKSQEEKELDPQQKAEIDARFKAYLAQKAQEEKEDDC; encoded by the coding sequence TTGTCAGACAAACAAAAGAAACGTTATTACTGGCTCAAATTAAAAGAAGATTTTTTTGAAGAAGATACTATCGAATGGTTAGAAGAACAACCTAACGGTAAGGAATATTGCTTATTTTATCTAAAACTCTGTCTTAAATCTTTAAAAACAGAAGGTCTATTAGTTAGGAATGTAGGAAATTTAATGATTCCCTACGATCCTGAATCCTTGGCAAGATTAACAAGTTCAAATGCAGACACAGTGAAAGTAGCTATGGATCTATTCAATAAAATTGGGTTAATAAAAATATTAGATAGTGGAGAAATATATCTCAACCAACTAAGCGAATTAGTAGGTTCAGAAACAGAATATGCAAGACAAAAACGAGTTCAAAGAGCAAGGGAGGACAATGTCCAGAAGCTGTCTGGAAAAGGTCGCCCAGAGTTAGAGAAAGAGTTAGATATAGAGAAAGAGTTAGAGAAAGACAAAGACATAGAAAAACAAGATGCTCCTGAATTAAAACAGTATTCGATTCAAATATATTCGTATATTGAAAAAAATGGGTTTGGTAGTCCTTATGGAAATACTATGGGGGATAATATCAATTTTTGGTTAAAAGACTTGGAAGAAGCTGGCCTAACCATTGAGCAAGCAGATGCCTGGATGATCCATGGTGTAAATACAGCAATAGAAAATAATAACCGTCGATGGAATTATCTAGAAGGAATCCTTAAGAATCGTTTTAATAAACGACTATTTAGTAAATCTGCCATTGAGGGAGAAGAAGAAATGCGAAAAAGTCAGCAAGTAAAATCTATAAGTCGGAGTTATCAAAAAAATGTCCGTCGTGAGAAATTACCAGAATGGGCAAATAAATCGCAAGAAGAAAAAGAACTTGATCCACAACAAAAAGCAGAAATCGATGCACGTTTCAAAGCATATTTGGCACAGAAAGCTCAAGAGGAAAAAGAAGATGACTGTTAA
- a CDS encoding toxin-antitoxin system, toxin component, with the protein MLKTQVDIVSIMKTVSLQVADSFDSASIIAEFDTPNELIEYSEKNFDLTSKKFIEEFEKKFQETYVAEVIKQLKEQSVSFN; encoded by the coding sequence ATGTTAAAAACACAAGTTGATATTGTATCAATAATGAAAACTGTCTCATTACAAGTAGCAGATTCTTTTGACAGTGCTTCAATTATTGCAGAATTCGATACACCCAATGAACTAATTGAGTATTCAGAAAAAAATTTTGATTTAACATCAAAAAAATTTATAGAAGAGTTTGAAAAAAAATTTCAAGAAACTTATGTTGCTGAAGTAATTAAACAATTAAAAGAGCAAAGTGTGAGTTTTAATTAG
- a CDS encoding ORF6N domain-containing protein yields MNQMQIIEFYNQRLLTTEQLAEFYEATPKNIRDNFQNNRNKFIEGKHYFRLEGDDLRAFKNDTENIGIVGSRVNQLILYTKRGASRHSKMLGTDRAWDMFDELEENYFNPKQQIKIPTTPRELIQLALAGNEATNQRVDEIEERLVDIEVNKLINTEDKGTIDRAVQKKVYQICKDQHFGQDAKSMLFQDLGSSIKQLFNVPNRGRIKDKDFRKVLNFINSWEPSSVTKERINQIQTELEM; encoded by the coding sequence ATGAATCAAATGCAAATTATTGAATTTTACAATCAACGCTTATTAACTACGGAGCAATTAGCGGAATTCTATGAAGCGACACCGAAAAACATTCGTGATAATTTCCAAAACAATCGAAATAAATTTATTGAAGGTAAACATTATTTCAGGTTAGAAGGTGATGATTTAAGAGCGTTTAAGAACGACACCGAAAATATCGGTATCGTCGGAAGTCGAGTAAATCAACTTATTCTCTACACAAAACGAGGTGCGAGTCGTCATTCGAAAATGTTAGGCACGGATCGAGCGTGGGATATGTTTGATGAATTGGAAGAAAACTATTTCAATCCAAAGCAACAAATCAAAATCCCAACAACCCCTCGTGAATTAATTCAATTAGCTTTAGCAGGAAACGAAGCAACAAATCAACGTGTTGATGAAATTGAGGAACGTTTAGTAGACATTGAAGTAAATAAACTGATCAACACGGAAGATAAAGGGACAATCGATCGAGCGGTTCAAAAAAAAGTTTATCAAATCTGTAAGGATCAACATTTTGGGCAAGATGCCAAGAGCATGCTTTTTCAGGATCTGGGGTCAAGTATCAAACAATTATTTAATGTTCCGAATCGTGGACGAATTAAAGATAAGGATTTTCGAAAAGTATTGAACTTTATCAATAGCTGGGAGCCGTCTTCTGTGACAAAAGAACGTATCAATCAGATTCAAACAGAATTGGAAATGTAG
- a CDS encoding ERF family protein gives MKEMNEVSFNEKVISVQNELKAPKSQYSEYGNYNYRNCEDILKAVKPLNQKMGLLLTLTDEPVVIGNRFYIKATALLTDGKEVLSITAYAREAESRTKMDDSQVTGSASSYARKYALNGLYLIDDAKDADALPQENKEAKNLREEFLKTFDKYVQEIANVTNLPKEVVAANSLGKKGFDSLEQVTDEFYSDLIGYLKLSAKRAAQKFNDEPNQQKRTVKKPSWEDL, from the coding sequence ATGAAAGAGATGAATGAAGTGTCTTTCAACGAGAAAGTGATCTCTGTTCAAAATGAGCTGAAAGCTCCTAAAAGTCAGTATAGTGAGTACGGCAATTATAACTATAGAAATTGTGAGGACATCCTAAAAGCTGTTAAACCATTAAATCAAAAAATGGGATTGTTACTGACACTTACAGATGAACCTGTTGTAATTGGGAATCGTTTCTATATTAAAGCAACCGCACTATTAACAGATGGAAAAGAAGTGCTAAGTATTACTGCATATGCGAGAGAGGCTGAATCAAGAACAAAGATGGACGATAGCCAAGTAACAGGATCTGCTTCTTCATATGCTCGAAAGTATGCTTTAAACGGTCTGTATTTAATTGACGATGCTAAAGATGCAGATGCGTTGCCCCAAGAAAATAAAGAAGCAAAAAATTTGCGTGAAGAATTTTTAAAAACTTTCGATAAATATGTCCAAGAGATAGCGAATGTCACTAATTTACCAAAAGAAGTGGTTGCTGCGAATTCACTAGGAAAGAAAGGATTCGATAGTTTAGAACAAGTAACTGATGAATTTTATTCAGACCTAATAGGCTATTTGAAGCTTTCAGCGAAAAGAGCAGCCCAAAAATTCAATGATGAGCCTAACCAACAGAAACGCACCGTCAAAAAACCATCTTGGGAGGATTTATAA
- a CDS encoding DUF1351 domain-containing protein has protein sequence MSNELSTEVIFDVNYQPSVIEIINEDQLANLINVTVKRFENLIFKEDDIADAKKARAELNRIFDLIDSKRKEVKKEFSEPLTTFENQIKIYSDEIKLASKGIAEQIKEFEAKTKEERKTIVLAFIKKQASKAEIEPNEISLQSNWLNASSFTAKNNLTRKIEEEIITECIAIKQEKENYTQQKSLVESYVKAYDLEPMAWISLIDEGLTAAQIFPKIDQAVKELREKEEKEIEEAEQEIKQTVTPEITIATSEETNTNEPKYSFTLNITGTAKQLSVIKKTVENLGVEYSVDMN, from the coding sequence ATGAGCAATGAACTATCAACAGAAGTCATCTTTGATGTTAATTATCAACCAAGTGTAATTGAAATTATTAATGAAGATCAACTAGCGAATTTGATCAATGTAACTGTTAAGCGTTTTGAAAATTTGATTTTTAAAGAAGATGATATTGCAGATGCTAAGAAAGCAAGAGCGGAACTAAATCGAATTTTTGATTTGATTGATTCGAAAAGAAAAGAAGTAAAGAAGGAATTTAGTGAACCTCTTACTACATTTGAAAATCAAATTAAAATTTACAGTGATGAGATCAAGCTAGCATCCAAAGGTATTGCTGAACAAATCAAAGAATTTGAAGCTAAAACAAAGGAAGAACGAAAAACAATTGTTTTAGCATTTATTAAAAAACAAGCAAGTAAGGCTGAGATTGAGCCTAATGAAATTAGCCTCCAAAGTAATTGGCTGAATGCTTCAAGTTTTACAGCCAAAAATAATTTAACGAGAAAAATTGAAGAAGAAATAATTACTGAATGTATAGCAATAAAACAAGAAAAAGAAAACTACACACAGCAAAAATCTTTGGTTGAAAGCTATGTAAAAGCTTATGACCTTGAGCCAATGGCTTGGATCTCTTTAATTGATGAAGGACTAACTGCAGCACAGATTTTTCCAAAAATAGATCAAGCTGTCAAAGAATTAAGGGAAAAAGAAGAGAAAGAAATAGAAGAGGCGGAACAAGAAATAAAACAAACAGTAACGCCAGAAATAACTATAGCAACTTCCGAAGAAACAAACACTAATGAACCAAAGTACTCTTTCACTCTAAATATTACAGGTACTGCTAAACAATTATCAGTCATTAAGAAAACTGTTGAGAACTTAGGTGTAGAGTACTCTGTTGATATGAATTGA
- a CDS encoding putative HNHc nuclease gives MFKPLIDSYSAILKHFKGQEISATINEEVNIERLRTMYEGYEGDRIIEVRFIDPRRFTVQQRNFIYALIGDIFIDTGTPTDFWKEFFYFRFEGVTGRKISLKDESDTTVSDVNILANIILDFIFEHHIPFKEGYEILPANQEYYFYKCITKRVCCICGRTGADIDHFDKALGRRKRKKIDHSDYTFAALCRIHHTEKHQLGVANFKNKYQIKGIKLNQETSNKLNIGG, from the coding sequence TTGTTTAAACCGCTAATTGATTCATATTCTGCAATATTGAAGCATTTTAAAGGACAAGAAATTAGCGCAACAATCAACGAAGAAGTAAATATCGAACGTTTAAGAACAATGTACGAAGGCTATGAAGGTGATCGGATCATTGAAGTACGTTTCATCGATCCACGTCGCTTCACAGTCCAGCAAAGAAACTTCATATATGCACTTATAGGCGATATCTTTATCGACACAGGCACACCAACAGACTTCTGGAAGGAATTCTTCTACTTTCGTTTTGAAGGTGTCACAGGGCGAAAAATAAGCCTCAAAGACGAATCGGATACAACTGTAAGTGACGTAAACATCCTAGCAAATATCATCTTAGATTTCATCTTTGAACATCATATTCCATTCAAAGAAGGATATGAAATTTTACCAGCGAATCAAGAATACTACTTCTACAAGTGTATTACGAAAAGAGTCTGTTGTATTTGTGGAAGAACAGGAGCTGACATTGATCACTTCGATAAAGCCTTGGGTAGACGGAAACGTAAGAAAATTGATCATTCAGATTACACGTTCGCAGCACTTTGTAGAATCCATCACACGGAAAAACATCAATTAGGTGTGGCTAATTTTAAAAATAAGTATCAAATCAAAGGGATTAAGTTAAATCAAGAAACGAGCAATAAATTAAATATCGGCGGATAA